TCCAGTCGACCAGGGGCGCCAGAGCGTCGAGTTGGGCGCTGTAATGGGTTTGGCGGCCTTCGTGGCGGTCGCGCACCAGGCCGGCCCGCCTCAGCACCCCCAGGTGTTTGGAGACGGCCGGTTGCGAGACCCCGGCCTGGGCTGTCAGGGCCCCCACGGTCTGTTCGCCCTCGCGGCACAGCCGTTCGAAGAGAGCCCGCCGGGTGGGATCGGCGAGGGTTCTGAAGAGGACGTCCTGCGCGGTCGTCATGTCGGATCGATAACCTCGTGGCTATGGATTAATGTATAGCCATCGAGATATGTGTCGGTCAAGCACCGTCTGGAACTTGGCCTCTGCACCATGGCGAAGCCGAGCCGCCGCGCCGGGAACGGGCAGGGCTCGCATACCCGAAGGGCTATGCGTAAGGCGTTGGTCTGAAGAGGTCGGCGCCGGCTTGCGACGCCGGGATCAAGCGCCGCCGTTCCGGCGGACCAGCTTCTTGACGTCGTCGTACATGTCGTTTTGCTGGCTTTCGGAGGTCGATTTCACGATGGCCACCGTGATCGGCCCGGTCTTGGGGCCTGAGGCCTCGTAGCCCAGATATTTGTAGCCGCCCGACAGGTCACTGCCCGCATAGATGAAGGTGGCGCGCATGCCGCGCTTCACCCGCGACAGGGCTTCGCCGCGCAGGCGGACGTCCCGGTACAGCTTGATGGTGGCCGTGGAGTTGTCGCCGTCGGCGTCGATGTGGATGGGGCCGACATGGACATCGGCCTTGTCGCCGTCAGCCTTGATGTGCAGGCCGGGGAAGTCGACCTGGGTGCGCTCGCTGCCGTCTTCGTTATCCTCAACCTTAGCCTGGATCGTCGGGTGGTCACCCTTCACCTCGCCAGCCTCGGCGGCCGCGTCGATCTTGGCGTCGGCGCGGGCTTCGGCCTCGACGCGCGCGGCTTCCGCCGACGTACCGGCCGTGGCCAAATTGGCCTTGTCGGCGCTGGAGGCGCCGATGGGCTTGCCGCCGAGGGCCTTCAACTCAGCCTCCAGCGAGGCCAGGGTCGCCATGGCGCTTCCCTTCACGGCCATGCGGGTCAGGGTCACCTCCGCGCCGTCGCTTTCGCGGTAGATGCAGCTTTGTCCGTTGGCGGCGGCGCTCACCAGGGTCAAGCCGCCCTCGTTGTGGGGGCAGTCCAGTTTGGCGGAAACGGTGGCGGGTCTCTGACAGGCGGCGAGCGCCAGGGCCGAGGCGGCCAGCAACAGCAGGGTCTTCATAACAAAAAAGGGCTCCGATCCCGTTCGCATGGAACGGTGACCGGAGCCCTCGGTTTGGTCGAGTGAATTCGTCGTAAGCGTTATTGACCCGGACGCGAACCCGCACCTTCGCGGCGGGCCAGGAAGGCCAGGCGCTCGAACAGGTGCACGTCCTGCTCGTTC
The sequence above is drawn from the Phenylobacterium glaciei genome and encodes:
- a CDS encoding ArsR/SmtB family transcription factor; the encoded protein is MTTAQDVLFRTLADPTRRALFERLCREGEQTVGALTAQAGVSQPAVSKHLGVLRRAGLVRDRHEGRQTHYSAQLDALAPLVDWTSQMAGFWESRFDDLEDLLKRMDQ